One genomic region from Roseofilum reptotaenium CS-1145 encodes:
- a CDS encoding M23 family metallopeptidase — MNIFTRYQSTLLTLVSWAALSQPLQALQVRVNPQSAQLGDTISVQIQVTSPDSPTVQMGNTTYPVFPLSSNRYRALIPSSPLDNPGTWSIQVRGDGKTETVRVGMGNRTFPTQSIWLSESDAALEGTDHEFDSVDAFKSLVTPQKFWNGPFLRPSSGYVSTVFGVQRYYNGEFADNYYHRGVDYAAATGSPVIAPAAGIISLVGREVDGFEIHGNTIGLDHGQGILSIFIHLHTINVQEGQRVEAGQVIGTVGSTGASTGPHLHWGLYVNGVAVDPVPWRYEGIE, encoded by the coding sequence ATGAACATCTTCACCCGATATCAATCCACCCTGCTTACCCTAGTCTCTTGGGCAGCCCTCAGCCAGCCCCTCCAAGCTTTACAGGTTCGGGTTAATCCCCAATCTGCCCAACTTGGAGATACCATTTCTGTACAAATTCAGGTTACCAGCCCAGACTCCCCCACCGTACAGATGGGAAATACAACTTACCCCGTATTTCCCTTAAGTTCCAATCGATATCGGGCCTTAATTCCATCGAGTCCCTTAGATAATCCTGGGACTTGGTCGATTCAGGTTCGAGGAGATGGAAAAACCGAAACCGTTAGAGTAGGAATGGGCAATCGCACCTTTCCTACCCAAAGCATTTGGTTATCCGAAAGCGATGCTGCTCTTGAAGGAACTGACCACGAATTTGACAGCGTAGATGCATTCAAGAGCCTGGTTACTCCCCAAAAATTCTGGAACGGACCCTTTTTGCGCCCCAGTTCAGGGTATGTTTCCACGGTCTTTGGCGTTCAACGCTACTATAACGGCGAATTTGCTGACAATTACTACCATCGGGGCGTTGATTATGCCGCAGCTACCGGTTCTCCGGTCATTGCCCCTGCTGCGGGCATCATTTCCCTCGTGGGTAGAGAAGTCGATGGGTTTGAAATCCATGGAAACACCATTGGACTCGATCATGGCCAGGGAATCTTGAGCATTTTTATCCATCTCCACACCATTAACGTGCAGGAAGGACAAAGGGTGGAAGCGGGTCAAGTCATTGGTACAGTAGGATCTACCGGGGCTTCAACTGGCCCTCACCTACACTGGGGACTCTATGTAAATGGTGTGGCTGTCGATCCTGTGCCTTGGCGCTATGAAGGCATTGAATAA
- a CDS encoding Hfq-related RNA-binding protein yields MSEFDTSLPSVRNIQNFIQEKNEVELKLVTDDLIVGKIVWQDVNCICLMDHYEQPTIVWRQAIVFIKPKP; encoded by the coding sequence ATGTCCGAGTTCGATACGAGTTTACCCAGTGTTCGCAACATCCAGAACTTCATCCAAGAAAAAAATGAAGTTGAACTCAAATTAGTCACCGACGATCTAATTGTAGGCAAGATTGTTTGGCAAGATGTCAACTGTATCTGCTTGATGGATCACTATGAACAACCCACTATCGTCTGGCGACAAGCAATTGTTTTTATAAAACCTAAACCCTAA
- the dapF gene encoding diaminopimelate epimerase, with the protein MELKFTKYQGLGNDFILLDNRGTQEPLITPEQAVELCDRHFGIGADGVIFALPGQEGTDYTMRIFNSDGSEPQMCGNGIRCFAQFVAQLDGSGKQEYQISTLAGVMVPKLGSQGQITVDMGIPRLGGAQIPTTLGSGSDPVVDQALEVAGQSWLVTCVSMGNPHCVTFVEDVEKIALEKIGPQFEHHPVFPERINTEFVQVLASNRVKMRVWERGAGITLACGTGACATVVAGVLSKKCDRRTTVELPGGDLDIEWAVNDRLYMTGPAQSVFTGQVVI; encoded by the coding sequence ATGGAACTCAAATTTACGAAGTATCAGGGATTGGGGAATGATTTTATTTTGCTGGATAATCGGGGAACTCAGGAACCTTTGATTACACCAGAGCAAGCGGTTGAATTGTGCGATCGCCATTTTGGCATTGGAGCTGATGGAGTGATTTTTGCTCTTCCTGGACAGGAGGGGACGGATTACACCATGCGGATTTTTAATTCCGATGGTTCGGAACCCCAGATGTGTGGCAATGGGATTCGCTGTTTTGCCCAGTTTGTAGCCCAGCTAGATGGGTCTGGAAAGCAGGAATATCAGATTTCTACTTTAGCCGGGGTAATGGTTCCTAAACTGGGGTCACAGGGTCAGATAACGGTGGATATGGGCATTCCTCGGTTAGGAGGGGCACAGATTCCGACTACCTTGGGATCGGGGAGCGATCCGGTGGTAGATCAGGCATTGGAAGTGGCGGGACAATCCTGGTTAGTGACCTGTGTGAGTATGGGAAATCCCCATTGCGTGACGTTTGTGGAGGATGTGGAGAAAATTGCCTTAGAGAAAATTGGCCCCCAATTTGAACATCATCCAGTTTTCCCAGAACGGATTAATACGGAATTTGTACAGGTTCTAGCCTCCAACCGGGTGAAAATGCGCGTTTGGGAGCGAGGTGCTGGGATCACCTTAGCTTGTGGAACAGGGGCTTGTGCAACGGTGGTTGCTGGAGTACTCTCTAAGAAGTGCGATCGCCGCACGACAGTAGAATTGCCAGGCGGCGATCTCGACATTGAGTGGGCTGTAAACGATAGACTATACATGACCGGGCCGGCTCAATCGGTGTTTACTGGCCAAGTTGTAATCTAA
- a CDS encoding pentapeptide repeat-containing protein, with protein sequence MSQPLTENRYPEVLCIEWSVVSLSESTGEGQEYDLYLSITCGDRWEPLGNGQLKFGLTGGELALRLKEGIWCSEAVQEPDLSGIGAQAIASGTPENPIWTLTPLKSGQILAGSIARCKWGRIQFTSSQGVLEATFSLKATDLQIMGAEGLWLHQVTPNQVAIAEQKLALILLESQLQPYISRTLWQSQGAVEMPPSHQPSFDGATALALITQITTANTDNFQELAEIAGLNLAQDLAGAKLLGTNLNGLDLSEANLCRVYLRGAELCDVDLSSANLQNANFGGADLSGAYLSDAHLEGANFHRASLALANLSGANLSGADFTEANLSNANLSDTQLTGANFTGADLTGAGIVLSDLTNIILDQAKVHDTRFKDNPGLTEAMHDSLLQRGAIFEHDETE encoded by the coding sequence ATGTCCCAACCGTTGACTGAGAATCGATATCCAGAAGTTCTATGTATAGAGTGGTCTGTTGTGTCCCTTTCTGAGTCTACGGGAGAGGGACAAGAGTATGATTTGTATTTGAGTATAACCTGCGGCGATCGATGGGAACCTTTGGGAAATGGCCAACTGAAATTTGGCTTGACGGGGGGTGAATTAGCGCTGAGATTGAAAGAAGGGATTTGGTGTTCAGAAGCGGTGCAGGAGCCAGATTTGAGCGGTATTGGAGCGCAGGCGATCGCCTCTGGAACCCCCGAAAATCCCATCTGGACGTTAACTCCACTGAAATCAGGACAGATATTAGCCGGTTCGATCGCTCGATGTAAGTGGGGGCGCATTCAATTCACTTCTAGTCAGGGAGTGCTGGAAGCTACGTTTTCTCTGAAGGCTACGGATCTTCAAATTATGGGGGCAGAAGGGTTATGGCTCCATCAAGTAACGCCGAATCAAGTGGCGATCGCCGAACAAAAATTGGCCCTCATACTACTAGAATCACAACTGCAACCCTACATCAGTCGTACCCTCTGGCAATCTCAAGGGGCAGTGGAGATGCCACCGAGCCATCAACCTAGCTTTGACGGAGCAACTGCGTTAGCTCTCATTACCCAAATTACCACCGCCAACACCGACAACTTCCAAGAACTTGCCGAAATTGCTGGCTTAAACCTCGCTCAAGACTTAGCCGGAGCCAAACTCTTAGGCACTAACCTAAACGGTTTGGACTTGAGCGAAGCTAATCTTTGCCGCGTCTATCTGCGCGGAGCAGAACTCTGTGATGTCGATTTGAGTAGTGCCAATCTCCAAAATGCCAACTTTGGTGGTGCAGACTTAAGTGGCGCTTATCTTAGTGATGCTCATTTAGAAGGGGCAAACTTCCACCGCGCCAGTTTAGCTCTCGCAAACCTCAGTGGAGCTAACTTAAGCGGCGCTGACTTTACTGAGGCTAATCTCAGTAATGCTAACCTCAGCGATACCCAGTTAACAGGTGCAAACTTTACTGGAGCTGACTTAACTGGTGCAGGTATTGTGCTATCCGATCTGACTAATATTATCCTCGATCAAGCCAAGGTTCACGATACCCGATTTAAGGATAATCCAGGATTAACAGAAGCGATGCACGATTCCCTGTTGCAAAGAGGAGCTATTTTTGAACACGACGAGACAGAATAG
- a CDS encoding YdcF family protein, with protein MLFSLLTRLLLWLLIAVIAYAILLQWIPKKYYTWLGGILIFTLIILTFFNPSAVVVADIWRLCVFPLTPLGLSITLVLSGMLHFKGNEIAKPGKTLLWSGFAILVLFSLPLVAYTLAYQAESESVRSTQQRYLNCQAACPVPLMEQARIIVLLGQDTTQAVTTEKYRHVQLSDRGNLIFHTLEIFWASVSQNQDPQIIVTGRSRVESLTLTENTNEAQDIVNLLQRFGVHNSNLQPISQGDNIYRAALQVSKILEVQGLQGTPVILVTSALQMHRAELTFAELEIKVIPSPTDFITIQNAPMWKKITLADIIPSSQALTLSTKVTNEYLALIYYFLRGWLSPFI; from the coding sequence ATGCTCTTTTCTCTACTTACTCGGCTTTTGCTGTGGCTGCTGATTGCAGTCATTGCTTACGCGATTCTCCTGCAATGGATTCCCAAGAAATATTATACCTGGTTGGGGGGAATCCTGATTTTTACCCTGATTATCCTTACCTTCTTCAATCCCAGTGCGGTAGTGGTGGCCGACATTTGGAGGTTGTGTGTCTTTCCCCTCACGCCCCTAGGACTCTCTATTACCCTAGTTTTATCGGGGATGTTGCATTTCAAAGGTAACGAAATTGCCAAACCCGGAAAAACACTGCTCTGGTCTGGGTTCGCTATTTTGGTCCTCTTTAGCCTGCCCTTGGTTGCCTATACCTTGGCGTATCAGGCAGAATCAGAATCTGTCAGAAGTACGCAACAACGCTATCTGAACTGTCAAGCCGCTTGTCCAGTTCCCCTGATGGAACAAGCCCGAATTATTGTTCTCTTGGGTCAAGATACAACCCAAGCCGTGACAACCGAAAAGTATCGCCATGTGCAATTGAGCGATCGCGGTAACCTGATTTTTCATACTCTAGAAATATTTTGGGCCTCCGTTTCCCAAAATCAAGACCCACAAATCATTGTCACCGGACGCTCTAGAGTAGAGAGTCTTACACTTACCGAAAATACGAATGAAGCCCAAGATATTGTCAACTTACTCCAGCGTTTTGGAGTCCATAATTCTAATCTCCAACCCATTTCTCAAGGAGATAATATCTATCGTGCTGCCCTACAAGTGAGCAAAATTCTCGAAGTTCAAGGATTACAAGGAACCCCGGTTATTCTAGTCACCTCTGCCTTACAAATGCATCGCGCAGAGCTAACCTTTGCCGAGTTAGAAATCAAAGTAATTCCCAGCCCTACAGACTTCATTACTATTCAAAATGCCCCGATGTGGAAAAAAATCACCTTAGCCGATATTATTCCCAGTTCCCAAGCCCTCACTTTAAGTACGAAAGTCACCAATGAATACTTGGCTCTGATCTACTACTTTTTACGGGGATGGCTCTCCCCCTTTATCTAA